TAGCACACGTAGCAAACAATGGAGTAGTATACGTATTGCCAGGCGTATACAAAGAAACAGGAATATTAGTAAAAAACTCAATGAACATAACAGGACTAACAAAAAATCCTAATAATGTAGTAATATCTGGAAATAACACTAAATGGCATTTAATGAACATAACCTCAGCTAACAATACAGTAATTATAAGTAACATGGCATTTAAAAATGCTACAGTAACAAAAACCGGTGATGGAGTAATAACATCTAAAGGAGTATTATCAGTAAATAATTGTATATTTGATAATGATAAAAGTAATGCAATAAGAGCTGCATCTGCTATATACTCCGAGGGATACCTATACATAATAAATTCAACAATATCAAACAACAAAGTATACAAAACAGCATCATCAGCAATAATCAACATAAACAATGAAGTAATACTAAACAAGGTAAACTTCAATAATAACCAGGCATATGGTAACAATCCGGGAAGTCCAGCATTATACTTATTTAATACGAACAGTACAATATACGGATCTAAATTCATAAATAACAAAGCAAACGGTGCAAATGCAACTGGTGGAGCAGTAAAATTAGCATATGGAAATGCAACATTCAACAAAGTAACATTCACAAACAACATAGCAACAGGAACAGGCCTTGTAGTAGGAGGAGCAATAGCAAACCTAAATGCAAGATTAATCATACTAAACTCATCAATAACAAACAATACAGCACAAAACACTAAAAACATAGCATACGGTGGAGCATTATTCAACCAAAACTCAATACTGCTCATAATAAATACAACATTTTCACTAAATAAGATAACCGGACAAAGTGGTTCAGGCGGAGCAGTATATGGATATGATACATTTTCATCTATTGTAAACTCAAGATTCACATACAACAAAATAACAGCAAAGACAAAAGATGCACTAGGTGGAGCAATAAGCATATACACAGGAACAATAAACGCACAAAACAATACATTCAACAGAAACACAATAACTGGTAACATAACTTATGGAGCAGGAATATACTTCATAGGAAGCACATTCAACATGTCCAAAAACACATTCACAAACAACAATGCACAAGCAAAATCAGCATCAGCAGGAGGAGCAATATTCACCTATGGAAATACAACAATAACAAAATCCAACTTCCAGTCAAACAAAGCAACAGGAAGAGCAAATGGTGGAGGAGCAATAGCAAACATTGGAAACCTAACAGTACATACAACAAACATAATAAACAATGTAGCATCAGCAGCAGGTAGTGCAATGTCAAATGGTGGAACAATAAAATCAATAACTGGAAACTACTGGGGATCAAGAAGTCCATCATGGAAAAAACTATTATACAGAATCAGTAAACCATCCAGCTACTCAAAAACAAAAATAAATAATTAAAATGAATATATTTATTTAACTTAACCTCCTCCTATTCATTTTTTGAATTAATTTAATAATTCGATCTTAATCATAAATCATCCTATTTTTTTTAAATATATTGAAAAATAATTTCTCACATTTTCTCGTAATTAATAATTCTTTAGAATAAAATCTATTTCTATCCATCTTGATAATCCTTTCAGAATAATAAGCGGTATTGTAATTTATTAATTCTAACGGGTAATTGAGAACTTTTCTCTTCATATTTAGAATAATGTTATAAATAGTGTTTAATATAATTAATAAATAAAAATTTAGTTTATAGGTGATTAGATTGGTTAAAGATAGACATGTCATTGAAGCATTAGGTAAAACAAGGATTGTTATAGAAGATGGGGAGGTTATAGATGTAGGAGATATTCAGGTAGATTACTGTCCAATGTTTAAGGATATGCATGGTGTAGATAAGCTTAATAAGGAATTTATTAAAAAGAATATAGAGTTTAGAATAGATGATTTTGGTATGTGTACTCCTGATAGAGTAATTAAGATGAATGATGCTGTTACTGTTGGTATTTCCGAGATTCTCAGAACTAATGTTGAGAATGGTGATATTGATTGTGTTGTAGGAGCATGTGATGGAGTAGGAACATTACTGATGGAAGACCCTGCTATTATCCAGGGTGTTGGTGGCCGTGTTTCAGGTCTTATTAGTACTACTCCTATTGATAGTTTAATTAAAAGACTTGAAGATGAAGGATGTATTGTATTAAATCCTGAAACTGCCGAGTTAGATCCACTTGCTGGTTTAAAGCTTGCCATTGAAAAGGGTTATAAGAATATTGCTATTACAGTTATTCCGGGTATGATTGTTAAAGAATTGCGTGATTATCCAGTTCCTGATGACGTTAATGTGTATATTTTTGTTGCTCATACAACTCTTTGTTCTGATGAGCTTGCAGAGGTTTTATTTGATAATGCTGATATCATAACTGCCTGTGCTTCTAAAGCATTGTTTGATTATGCTGATGAACATAAACCATATTATTATGGTAAAAAGATTCCAATTTTCTGCGGTACTAGTGACGGACGCAGATTTTTAGATGCTCGTCTTGAATATCTAGGTAAGCCTTTAACTACTAATGAGCCAATGGACAGGAGTAATAATCCACGTCCTCTTATATAATTCCTCTTTTTCGTATTCCTTTTTTTATTTTATTGATTTATTTAAATTTGTAAATAACTATAAATATATTAATTAACAAAATCAGTAATATATATGATAATAGTAAAAAAATTTTATATATATGAACCGATGTGATAAAATGGAAATAACTCAAACAGCAAAAGAAAACAAAGAAAAAATACTGCCAAACCAGAAAACATCACTAGAAGAAACAGATCCTGAACTACTAGAAATCATGGACAATTTCATATTCGATGAAACACAGCAACACAACACACTAACATACAGAACAACAACACTAATAACCCTAGCAGCACTAATAACAAACCAATCACAGCAACTATACATGAAAATACTAGAAGGAGCAATAGACAATGGAATAAAACCAATAGAGATAAAAGAAGTACT
This genomic interval from Candidatus Methanosphaera massiliense contains the following:
- a CDS encoding methanogenesis marker 8 protein is translated as MIRLVKDRHVIEALGKTRIVIEDGEVIDVGDIQVDYCPMFKDMHGVDKLNKEFIKKNIEFRIDDFGMCTPDRVIKMNDAVTVGISEILRTNVENGDIDCVVGACDGVGTLLMEDPAIIQGVGGRVSGLISTTPIDSLIKRLEDEGCIVLNPETAELDPLAGLKLAIEKGYKNIAITVIPGMIVKELRDYPVPDDVNVYIFVAHTTLCSDELAEVLFDNADIITACASKALFDYADEHKPYYYGKKIPIFCGTSDGRRFLDARLEYLGKPLTTNEPMDRSNNPRPLI